Proteins from a genomic interval of Lolium perenne isolate Kyuss_39 chromosome 1, Kyuss_2.0, whole genome shotgun sequence:
- the LOC127330916 gene encoding dirigent protein 1-like, giving the protein MASLLTSVSLATLLTGIMATVSSIDGTGTQNAPKHLHFYMHDGYTGPKPTAVLIVNGTGQPLKGSGGGARFGDTVVMDDRLTEGPTPASRVIGHAQGFYVTASQGDPAMLLSMNVLFTDDGPYNGSSLAVMGRNDIAMPERELAVVGGTGAFRMATGYVLWKTASWRGRNAVLELDAYVYASPAAAGA; this is encoded by the coding sequence ATGGCTTCCCTACTCACCTCTGTGTCTCTAGCTACGCTACTCACCGGCATCATGGCCACCGTTTCTTCCATAGACGGCACCGGAACGCAGAATGCCCCCAAACATCTCCACTTCTACATGCACGACGGCTACACTGGCCCCAAACCCACCGCCGTCCTAATCGTCAACGGGACCGGCCAGCCGCTGAAGGGCTCCGGCGGAGGCGCCCGCTTCGGCGACACGGTGGTCATGGACGACCGCCTCACCGAGGGCCCTACACCGGCGTCGAGAGTCATCGGGCACGCCCAGGGATTCTACGTGACGGCGTCCCAGGGCGACCCCGCGATGCTCCTCTCCATGAACGTGCTGTTCACCGACGACGGGCCTTACAACGGGAGCTCGCTCGCCGTGATGGGCCGCAACGACATCGCCATGCCGGAGAGGGAGCTGGCGGTGGTCGGCGGGACCGGGGCTTTCAGGATGGCCACCGGCTACGTGCTCTGGAAAACCGCGAGCTGGCGCGGGAGGAATGCCGTCCTCGAGCTGGATGCCTATGTCTACGCTagtcccgccgccgccggtgcaTGA